The sequence CCCCCATCCCCGTCCTGGCCCTCACCTTCACCCTCGCCGCCCCGGCCTTCGCGGGAGATGACTCCGCGAAGAAGCCCAATGAATGGCGGGTGGTGTGCGCCAACAACACCAAGGACGGCAGCCGCATGGTCCAGGGCACCGACCTGGTCATCGAGGCCGGGGAGAAGGTGAAGGACGCCGTCGCCGTGGAGGGCAACGTCATCATCCGCAAGGGCGCCGTGGTCGAGGACGCCGTCGCCATCCGCGGCCGCGTCATCATCGAGGCCGGCGCCCAGGTGAAGGGCGACGCGGTGTCGCTCGGTGGGGAGGTTCGCGTCCACTCCGGCGCGCGCGTCGACGGCAACGCGGTGGCGCTCGGAGGCCGGCTCACCGTCGACAAGGACGACGCCGTCGCGGGCGACAAGGTCAGCCTGTCCTTCGAGATTGGCGGCAAGGACGTGGTGCGCAGCCTCATCGAGGGGGCCCTCGACAAGGAGCTGCGCTGCCACATCATCGACGACGCGGACAAGGACGTCTGAGGCACCCGGGCCCGCGGCGCCTCCGGAAGTCGGAGGACTACGCCGCGGGCGCGGCGCCCGGGGCGGAGGGCTCGGCGCCTCCGCTCGTGTGCGGCATCAGCCCGGCGCGCAGCGCGAGAATCTGAGCGCGCGCCAGGTCCTTCAGCCGCTCCGTGTCCGCCAGCGTCATGCCCTTGGTGGAGATGGGCGTGCCCACCGTCACCAGCCCACGTGACGTGGCGAAGCGCCACGAGTGCTTCGGCAGCGCCCGGCGCGTCCCGCTCACCGCCAGGGGCAGCACGTCCGCCTGCGCTTCGATGGCCAGCCGGAACGCGCCGTCCTTGAAGGGCAGCAGATCATCCGTCTTCGAGCGCGTGCCCTCGGGGAAGATCATCACCGGCATTCCCTTCGCCAGCCACTCGCGGCAGCGGGCCATGGCCCCCGTGGCGGAATCGCGGTCCCCGCGGTGCACGGGGATGTCGCCGGCCATCCACATCATCCACCCCACCACCGGAATCTTGAAGAGGCTGGCCTTGCCCAGCCACTTCATCTCCCACGGCAGGTGCGAGATGAGGAACGGGTCCGCGTTGGACTCGTGGTTGCTCACCACCACGGTGTTCGGCGCCACCACGGCCGGCACCGGGCCGTGTACGCCGAAGCGCCAGAACGGCGTCAGCTTCGCCGCCGTGACGCCAATCAGCCGGAAGCAGCGCCCCGTCGCGTAGCGGTTCCTGTCGAAGGCCCAGGTGAGGATGGCCAGCGCCAGCTGCACGAAG comes from Pyxidicoccus trucidator and encodes:
- a CDS encoding lysophospholipid acyltransferase family protein; this translates as MNALLSIWTWIEIGLVALVGFFVQLALAILTWAFDRNRYATGRCFRLIGVTAAKLTPFWRFGVHGPVPAVVAPNTVVVSNHESNADPFLISHLPWEMKWLGKASLFKIPVVGWMMWMAGDIPVHRGDRDSATGAMARCREWLAKGMPVMIFPEGTRSKTDDLLPFKDGAFRLAIEAQADVLPLAVSGTRRALPKHSWRFATSRGLVTVGTPISTKGMTLADTERLKDLARAQILALRAGLMPHTSGGAEPSAPGAAPAA